CATCGACGTAACTGACACAGGCAAGGTAGGCGTGCATCAAAGTATCCGCGAGCTCGCCTTCAATCGGCCCACTCTTGGGAATCCCATGACGTACGCGCAACTCGAAGGAAGCATGTAAGCCTGTTTCCGCCCCATTCGCGGGCGCCTCGTCATGCGTTGCCTGCGGCAGTTTAATGTTGTCGTAGAGTTTCCAATACTTCTCAGGAGCAATGAAGTTTAGATGCGGCTTGTAAAAGCCCAGTCCTAAGAAAAATGGCTTGTCGGGGTTCTTGGCCATTTCTTTCATCGTGGCGATCGCAAGATCGGTGTTGTACCCATCGCGATAGCGTTGATCAGGAACGTCTGCTCGCTCATAGGCGGGGCCTTGAACCAGTCCTGTCTTGCCGATGCCTTCGCCATATTTTGCCTCAAGAAGCTCGTTGTTCTTGCGAACGATTGCCTGATTCTCAGGCAGTGCGAATCCTCCGATGGGTCGCTTGAAACTCACTTTGTCGTAAGCCGGTTTGCGACTCCAGGAGCGTTCGAGGTCAGCGAAGGCGGGCTTGTGAAAAATCTTTCCGCAGTGTGCCGCTTCATAGCCGTGCGCGATGAAGTGTTGCGACAGCGTAACGATGTCTGGATTGTTGTCGCGGAAGTAGACCGAGTTTTCGATCACGCCAATCGTATCCGGCCGCGCCCCGGTCATAAGACTTGCTCGCGAGGGACTGCAGATCGCCTCCTGGCAGTACGCCCGATTGAAAAGCAAACCGTCCTTGGCCAGTTTGTCGAGATTCGGCGAGATGGCTACCTTCGAACCATAGCAGCCCAACTCAGGACGCAGATCATCAACGGCGATGAAGAGGATGTTCGGCTTCTTCGCGAAGCAAGGGCTTGCGATCAAGAGGAGTAGAAACAGCGAAGCGAATCGCTTCATGATCGGTGATCTATTGTTCATATTTGCAAGTCAATCGAGAATCGAGGCTCACCAAAGGACCGGCATGAAGACCGTCATCTCGGCGGTGCCCCGATTGCTCCACGTGTAATAGGGGACGAATTGTGTCTCATAGGACTTCCAGCTAGGTTGCTGGACAACACGGTACATGCCTTCAGCACCATCGGTGCGAAGCCGCACCTCACCCTTGATGATGGTAACTCCGTCCAACAGGTCGGGCATATGTTGAGCTTCTAGTTGTGCGTTACGATCAAGGTAAACATCCAACACCTTGGCGTCCGCGGGCAGGTCAGGCGATTCAATGCAGTAGACGAGCGGGCCGCGTTTGATAGCGACTTGGTTACGCACCTCTTCGATCCGCGGGTGCCCTTCAACGAGCTGAATGTCCATCGGGAACAAGAGCGTGACGACATCGCCGGCTTTCCAGGCGCGTTCAATTACAGCGAATGTTCTGGGCACGACTTTCGTTGGAGCAGGCTCGCCATTGATTTGAAGTTCTGTCCCAAGAGCCCAATCTGGGATGCGAAGTAAAAGCTGGAACGGTTCCGCCTTGCACTCACGAATCGTGATCTTTACCGATCCCTTCCATGGGTACTCGGTTTCTTGTTCGAGACTGAACGGTGATCCATCCTGCAGTGTTGTGTCGAGCTGGTTCCCGCCGTACAGATTCACGGCAATCCCGTTCTCTGAAAAGCTGTAGGCCCATCCGGATGCTTTCGCGATCGTCCTCACCAAGTTGGGTGGGCAGCAGAAACATTCGATGTACGGTTCGCGGTCGGCAGACTCCGTGCAGTCACGATGGTCCTGATACTCACGTTGGCCATGATTCATGCGAAGCGGATTTGCGTAGAAGTAATGCTTTCCGTCGGTGCTGATTCCGACCAGTGCGCTGTTGTAGAGAACGAGTTCGACAACATCTGCGTACTTCGATTCGCCCTTGATGCCAAGCAATCGCCAGTTGAACATCGCGTTGGCAATGTTCGCGCACGTTTCGTTGTACGCCGTGGAGTTGGGCATCAGGTATTCTTCAAGGAACCCTTCCTCGATTTTGTCGCGGCGTGTTGATGCTCCGAAGTGAGCCTGGCCAACGGCACCGGTCACATACGTCTTTTTCGCGACGTTGTTCCAAAGCCGATCGAGAGCGTCGATCAAGGCATGCTCGCCTGTCTCGGCATAGACATCCGCGGCACCAGCGTAGTAGTACATCGCCAGCACGGCGTGCCCAACCGCTTCGCTTTCTTCACGCAGGGCGACACGCTCTTGGACCATGTCACCGATGGGGTAACCCTCGGTCGTCGAGTCTTCAACGACTTCAGATTTCCCACGGTTGTTGATGAAGATTTCCGCGAGCTCCAGGTAGCGCTTGTCGCCAGTCGTGCGATACAGCTCCGCAAGCCCCATGATCTGTGACTGGTTGAAACCGAATCGTGCGAGATGCTTGGGTCGGGGCTGAAACAGGCTGTACAGCAAATTCGCGTTCTTGACGGCTACCTCAAGGAAGTTCGTCTTGCCGGTCAGACGATGATGGATCGACGCGCTCGTGTAGAGATGCCCGCAGTTGTACATCTCGTGGTACTTGCGATTCGAGAAGTGAGGAATCCCATCGATCTGAATATTCGTGTGGAGATACCCATTCGCTTCCTGCGCTTTGCCGATAATGTCGATTGCTTCGTCGAGATCGCTCAAGATTGCTTCATTACGATTGATGGCATAAACGTAGGTGGCGGCTTCCATCCATTTGAAAAAGTCGCCATCGTGCCAGGCGAATCCCTGGTGCTTCCCCTTCATCAAACCGGCTGCGATTTTGAAATTGTTTAAGCCGTGCCCAGTATCGCCTTTCAGGAGCGAGCCCATGTAAGGCACCATCACTTCTTCGCACAAGCGGAACTTCTCCGCCCAGAAACCGTCCGTCCAACGGCAATCGCCAAAGTTGATACCGCGGAGCCGAACGTGTGGGCTCTCAGAAGTAGCGGTGATCGCGCGGCGATGAGCGGTTGCCGTTCGTGTCATGGTTTGGTTACTCCGACTTCCCTCGCAACACCACAATCACTCGCACCTTTATCCCTGTGGTGACAGCTTGGCCTGGATTTCTTCGATGGACATGTTTTTTGTTTCGACAAGCTTGAAGGCCATGATGACCAGCCCGATCGCAACCGTAGCGGCGTAGAAAAGCAGGATCGAACTCATCCCCCAATTCTCAAGCTGCCAGGGAAAAAACTTTTGAATCAGCCAGCTCGTGAGGCTGGTGATTATCGTAAAGAATGGAATCGCGATGCCCCGCACCGATGCCGGAAAGATCTCAGAGAACAGCACCCACATCACGGGGCCAACCGAAAAGTGAAACGCAGCGATAAAACTCAGGATACAGACTAAGACAAGAGTCGCGTCTATCCTTGCAGCTTTTTCTAAGAGCAGGCCTTGATGGTCGGCCGCTTCGTCTTTTCCAAGTGCTTCCTTGATAGCCATTTTGAAGGCGATGTCACTTTCAAACTCTTCGCCCGCCAAAGAGCGTAGCTTCTCGGCGTCCGGTGTATTCTTTTCTTCTTCATTGTCGTCGTCAGCGGTCTCTGTCTTCGTGACTTCCTCAATCGCTTCCGAAGTCAGCACGTAACGAGCATTGTGAAACGCGTAGGCACCCAGTCCGAGACTGGCAATAATCCAAACCATCCCCCAAATGATCATCGGACGACGACCCAGCTTGTCCACCAGCAGCAATCCCAGCACCGTGAAAAGTAGACCAGTAAGTCCAAGCCATACGGCTGATTGAAACGCTGCGTTCTCACCAATACCCAACTGCTTGAATACCGTTTGCGCGTAGAACAGGACCGCATTGATGCCGGTTGATTGCTGAGCGATGGCCAACGTCAACGCAATGATGAAGGTCAGCCGCATGCGACTACTAAACAGTTCATTCAATTGCGAGGAGATGCTCCGATCGTCGGAACTTTTCTCCAGGCTCTCTCTCAGCTCGGCAACATGTGGAGCGATCTCTTCTTCGGGAAGGACTTTGCTGAGCGTACGAATGGTGTCTTCTGATCGATCCTTCAAGGCATACCAGTACGGGCTTTCAGGGATGAGGAAAAGCAGTCCTAGCCATAGCATTGCAAAGGGGATTTCCGAGCCCAGCATCCAACGCCAAGTGTTCTCGTTAATGCCCCACTCCTGCACCCAAGCGGCACCCGAGCCAGCCCAGTGTTTGATGATGTAGTTGACAAAATAAGCCCCAGAAAGGCCGATGACGATATTAATCTGCGTCATCGAAACGAGCTTCCCCCGCCACTTAGGCGGGGCGATCTCACCGATGTACATTGACGCCAGCGAGATCGAACTAAAAGCCAGCCCTCCCAGAAACCGCGCCCAGTAGAGGGCCGTCGCACTTGGGGCAAACGCCGAGGTAATGGCCGAAACGAGATAAAGCATCGCAACGATGATGATCGTCCACTTTCGTCCCAGCCGGTCGGCGAAGAAACCGGCAAACGGCAGTGCGACCAACACTCCTAGAGCAGGTGCGGCAACAATGGAGCCTCGTTGGATTGAGTCGAGCGCAAACTCCTTGCCGATCAACTCCTCCGCTCCTGAGATCAACGCCGCGTCGAGGCCAAAGATCAGCCCCCCCATGGCGACGATCGTCGCGTATAGAAAAGCGTTTGCCGTGTGGTTGTTCATCTGGTTTTCTCGAGGGACAAGTCGTCGATATACAAGGCCTTTCCATTGCCGGAAGTATCCCGGGGTTGCACAACAACTCGAATACGATCCTTGGAGCCCGAAGCAGCTTGTCGACGGAATGACTGTTTAACCCTGACCCATTTGCCTCGCTCAACACGTGACAGATCGAACGGCTTCAGTTCCAGCCAAGGCTCTTCAAGCACGATGTTTACCTGTGAAACATCGCAATCAGGTTCAAGCCACACTTTCATCGACAGCTCATAGTCGCCCGGCCCTAGCTTTGAAGAACTGAACGGTGCAAAGGCCGTAACTTTCTCTGAAAGTGGGTTTTCGTTTGCAAACTTCAACGACTTGTTGCCGCTGGCTGCTTTCTCATCAACGATCGTCAGATGTTTTCTGGACTCCTCGGTCATCCACCAGTCTTGAGTCTTATCCTCCAAGACAAAAGGGCCTTCAAAACTCAATGAGAGGCTCGAGGAAAGGTTTTTCTGCCAAATGCGGATGTACTCAATCTCAAAGTCGACAGGCAAATCATCTTTCACGGGAATGCCGTGCCAAGGAAAGGTTTCCGAATCGACCCAAACCCAAAGCGGCTTGGTGATGACCCAATTCTCTTCGCCCACATCTTTTCGCAAGACGGTCCTCACGAGCTTGCCGTCGGCATGAAACTTCAAATAGTTTTCATCCCACTCAATTCCATAGACATGAAAGTCATCGGCCACTTTCCAATCAAGCTGTAACCGATCGGTCCAAGTGGTTTTGCCTTTCCCCTCGGGTGACCAGTCGTGGATCGAAGACCACAGCTCTCGCGGCAGATGCTTCTTATGAGTTTGAGCAGGACGGGCGAGGAATTCAAAGACGTCCAGCTCGACTCCGTTGCCGGTCATCCAAAAGGAACTGGTTACCGACGCATCGGCTGCTTTGCATTTGATCTCCATGTAGCCATAGAGAAACTGCTGCTTGCTGATGACCGCTGCCGTGGTGATGTTTTCGAAGCGACGCCCTTCGGGCACTTTCTTGTCGGACTTATCGATCTTCTTTGAGAAAGCGAAATCTGGATCCCAGCGGGCCTCCAACTTCAACTTGCCATCTTCGACCCTGACATTGTCGGTGGAGAATTGCGAGGGGGCACGTCCAATGAAGTTCGAGCGGTACTCGCCATTGGTTCCTTGAATGTGCCACTTTTTGGTGTCGAGCTTCCCTGCTTCGAACTCGTCGCTGACCAATTCGTTAAGTTTCCAGCCACCTTCATTTGCAGCATCCGCCAGAGGGACAACAGCTCCTTGATCCGCTGCGGGAAGCAGGCTGCTACTGCTAAACCAACTAAGCAGCGTCAGTAAGAGAAGTGAGCTTCGCTTGCTCATTATGTACCTGCCTTTTCGTTCTTTTGAATCGAAATATCATCGAGGTAGAGCAAGCCAATCGTCTCGCTAGAGTCTCCGTCCACAACGGTCATTTCAAGTTGCTCAGCTTCAGTCGTATCTGCTGTAAGCGATAGTGGAAACTTGAGCGTGACCCACTTTGCTTCCTCGACTGTGTCGAGATCGAGTGGCGGCAAATCAATGTTTGCGTCTTTCAACGAAACCTGCAGTTCTGCCAGATTGCTATGCAGCTTCATCCACACCTTTATGGAGAGTGTGTACTCGCCTGCCTTCAGGTTCATCGAACCGGGTGGCGACAAGGCCGTCGCTTGGGCGCCCTGTACGTCATCCTCGTGAGCAAACCTGAGACTCTTGGTGCCCGAAGCGGCATGCTCGTTCCGCACGATCGACAAGTATTTGGAACTCTCGAGATCAATCTGCCAGAACTGCTGGTAGTCGTTGTTGCGAGAGCTCTCCGGGACGAGATTCAAAGGGCGAGTTTCCTCTTGAAACAAGATCGGTCCCTCAAAGCCAAACAGTGTCCGGTCAAGCAGGTTCGTCCGGGGCTTTTGCCAGACTCGCAGGTAGTCGATCTCGTAATCAACGGGCAACTGCTTTTCGTCCGGCAAGCCTAGCCAAACGAATATTTCTGAATCGAACCAAACCTCCAAGGGATTCGTCAGGACCCAATTGTCGCCTTCCTTCTCCTGCGTCGTCTCATACATGAGTTTTCCATCGACAAAGCACTTCAAGTAGTCTTCGCCCCACTCACATCCATAGATGTGAAAGTCGTCAGCGACGCGGAAGGGAAGCTTCTGTTTGGTGCCAAACTTACGCGTCGGACGGATACCCGGCGGCGACCAATCGTGGACGGACAATTTGAGAGTATCTTCGCGGATATCTCCCTGAATCTTTGGCTTTCCCATTTGCTCATAGACATCGAGTTCCGACTCGTACCCGATGCACCAAAAGGAGCTGGTCATCGCCGCATTTCCGGCTTTGGTGCGGGCCTCCATGTAGCCGTTGAGGAATCGCTTCCTTGTGATCACACCAGCGGTGGTGACGGGAATCGTCTTTACATTGTGAATGGCGTAGTCGTTGCCTTCGTGTCCCTCTCCTCTCGCAAATGGGAAGTCGGGCTCCCATTGCGAGCGTAGTTTTAGCTTTCCGTCTTCAACGCGAACATTGTGCGGAGCGAACTGCGAAGGAGCACGCCCTTTCCAGATGTAGTACTTGTCGTTCTTTCCTTGAACAAACCATTTGGACTCGTCGATCTCCGTGCCTTCAAACTCGTCACTGATGTCGGTGCGAAGTACCCAGCCCCCTAGATTCTGAGGGTCAGATACGGGAGAGGATTGATGCTCCTCGGCCATTGAATGACTGCCAACTAGCCCAAGGCCAGCAACAATGCCAAAGGGCATCAGTAACTTGAATCGAATAGTTGGTGATTTGAAGTTCATTTCAAAAGGTTCTGCTAAGTGTGGAATCTATTCGAGGCGAAAAGTGTGCTCGTAATTTGGCATTCCGGTTTTTGCCCACTCCTGCCGTGCTTCGGTGGCGTGGAACCAAAGCGGATCCGGGAGGGTGCGGCTCCAGGTCCTCGCTTCGGCGACGAGTTCCTTAAGCAGCTCGGGGTGCTTGCCGCTGAGGTCCTGCTGCTCGCTGATGTCGTTGTCGAGGTTATGGAGTTTCCACTTCTGGTTGAAAGCTCGGCAAGCCTTCCACTGGTCGCGACGGACCGCTACATCGCTGTAGCCATTTCGATGTCTTAACGCGATGATGCTCTCGCCGGGGCGGACGCTCTCGCCCGCTTTCAGTGCTGGCCAAAGGTCCTTGCCATCGAGATTCTTCCTGGCAGGGATCTCCGCCGTCGCGAGATTCGCGAACGTGGGATAAAAGTCGAGCGCCGTCACCGGATGCTTGTAATTCTGGCCAGCAGCAACTTGCGAAGGCCAATGGAAGAACATTGGGACACGGAAGCCACCTTCGTAGGAATCTCCTTTACCTCCTTTAAGCGGACGATTGGTGCCACCAAGGCTCAGCTTGCCGCCATTGTCGCTGAGGAACACGACCAGCGTGTTCTCGAACTGCTCGGTCTCCCTTAGTGCTTCTGCCAGGCGGCCCACGCCGCGATCGACCGCTGCGACCATGCCTGCGTAGGTTCGCCGCTTTTCGTCGGCAATGTCAGCGTAGGGAGCCATGTCTTCCTCTTTCGCCTGCAACGGAGAATGCGGAGCGTTGTAAGCCAAGTACAAAAAGAAAGGCTGATCTTTCGTCGCCGCGAGCTTCACGAAGTTGACGGCTTCGCGCGAAAGGGCGTCAGTGATGTACTCCTGCTCGTCGACCTCCTGTCCATTGTGTTCCAGCGGATGGAGGTAGTCGTTGATGTACTTGTTCCCAGCCTTAAGTTGCCTCCGGTATGCCGGTTTGAATCGGCTGGGAAAATAATCGTGTCCTCCGCCAAGGAACCCATAGTATTCGTCAAAGCCGCGCTGGTTGGGGTGGTACTCAGGCATCACCCCCATGTGCCATTTCCCCACAGCACCGGTGAAGTACCCGGCCTCTTGCAAGACACGACTGATGAGCTTTTCACGAACATCAATCCCTTGTCGGTAATCCGCATCAGTGCCCTTACCATTCCCTGGAAGGTTATACGGTGCACCGAACTCATGAGGATAACGTCCCGTCATCATTCCCATACGGCTTGGACCACAAAATGGGTGAGCCACGTATGCGGATGTGAAAACTGTTCCGTTATTTGCTAATTCGTCGAGCTTGGGAGTTCTGATATCGGTCGAACCATTGAACCCCACATCGGAATAGCCCAAGTCGTCGCACATGATGACGACGATGTTAGGTCGCTCTGCCCAAGCAGGTGAGCTTGAAATCAAGAGACAGATAGTGAATAGCGGTCTCATCGTTGTCCTTTTCAGTAATCAGCTTTGGGAGGAGAACGAAACTCATCCATACGGCGTGCCGACCAAGCTTCAGCGGCTGGAGTCAGCATGAAGAGGGGACGTTGTAGCTCAGATTCCCAAGAGAACTGTTTCCTGAAGAGTTCCTTGACCAGATCCCGCTTCTCGGTAGCCAAATCGTTCTGCTCGCCTGGATCGTCCGCGAGGTTAAATAACTCTGCGGGGCGATCGGGATAGCGCAGCAACTTCCAATCCCCATCGCGGATGGCGGCGCGAGTCTCCATCTTCCAATGCAAGGTCTGATGCGGGACGCCATCCTCCTCTCCCTTCAAATAGGGAACGATATCCACTCCATCGAGCCCCTCAGCCTGAGCGGGATCGCCGCCCCCAGCTTTGATGAATGTCGGCAGCAAATCGAGAGTGATGAGAGGCTTCGAGTAGGTTTCCCCCGCAGGCAGTTTACCTGGCCACACAACAATTGCCGGCACACGGATGCCACCCTCGAGCTGTGTTCCTTTGACACCGCTCAGCGGATAATTGCTCGAACCATTCCGATCCATTGGACCACCGTTGTCGTTGGTGAAGACAACGAGCGTATTCTCCTCAAGACCTAGCTCTTTCAGTTTGTCGAGAATCTGTCCGCATGCGCGATCCATGGAGAGCATCATCTGCGCGGCAGTACGGCGCGTTCCTTTCAACTGCGGGAATTCCTGTGCGTCCTGCGGATCAGCCTCCATCGGTGCATGGACAGCGTTGAACGAGACATAGGCAAAGAACGGTTTTTCTTTGTTCTTCTCGATGAATGCGCAGGTCTCGTCAGCGAGTGCATTCGTCAAATAACCCTCATGCTCCTGATAGTTCTCGAAGTCTCGTTCGATCAGATTCTCGTGCGGAGAGTTTTTGGGATCAGCGAGGGTGAAAAAACTTCTGGCGCCGCCGCGGAAGCCGTAGAACTCATCGAACCCACGCTGCAGCGGGTGATACTTGTCATCAATGCCTAGATGCCACTTGCCAAAGACTCCCGTGTGATAGCCAAGTGATTGAAGATGGTCTCCCATGGTCTTCAAGCTGGTCGGCAAACCCATGTCGTCGCCGGTTTGCTTGCCATTCTTGCTCATCATCCCGGGGACATTGTTTTCTTGAAAACCGAAACGTTGCTGGTACATCCCAGTCAGCATGCCCGCGCGAGAAGGCCCGCAACTGGCACCACTAACGTAGAACTGCGATAACTGAACGCCGCGCTTGGCGAGCCCGTCGAGATGTGGCGTCTTGAAATGATGACTGCCGTGAAATCCGAAATCTCCGTAGCCCGCATCATCCGCGAACAGCAACACGATATTGGGCTTCTCGCTGGCAATGCAAGGCGCGCCGAAGATGAACGCGAGAACAGTAGCTGTGACAAGTGATCGCATCATCTAGCGAACGACCCTTCCCGAAGCCGAGCCACCCATCAGGGCCTCGACTTCTTTCCGTGTTGAATAATTAAAATCGCCTTTGATCGAATGCTTCAGGCAGGAAGCCGCTACGGCATATTTGAGCGTTGTGTGCGGGTCACTAAGTTCCGGCGTTGTTGAGGCAAAGATCAGTCCCGCCGCAAAGGAATCGCCTCCTCCAACGCGATCGACGATGTTCTTGATCTCGTAGGGACGATAGTTCCCCTCGGAATCGAGCGGGGCGAAATGGGCCTTTCCTGACGCCCCTTCGTAGAGCATCGCACCCCAGTTGTTGTGCGAGGCAGAGAGACTCTCACGCAGAGTGATCGCCACTTTGCTTACGTTCGGGAACTGGCTAACCACCTGGCTGGCGACATCCGGGTACCGCGAGGTATCAAGCTCGCCCTTGTGGACATCGGTTTCACCAGCTTGAATGCCAAGCACGTCGTGGCAGTCTTCCTCGTTAGCGATCACCAGATCGATAGAAGGCAGGATCGTCCGCATCGTTTCTTGCGCCAGTTCATGAGATGTCTTGGGCGAGTCCCACTTCCATAATTTGCCGCGGAAATTCAAGTCGATCGAGACCTGTGCACCCGCTTCCTTGGCCTTCTGCGCAGCCGTTAGCGTGGCCTCTGCCGCCGTCCGAGAAAGGGCGGGAGTAATCCCGCTAAGGTGCAACCACTGGGCACCATCAAAAATGGCATCCCAGTCGTACTGATCAGCGCTTGTCAACGAAACGGCTGAATCAGCGCGGTCGTAGACAACGTTGCTTGGTCGCTGATTAGCACCGGTCTCAAGGAAGTAAAGGCCGAGACGCCCCTCATCGGTCCGTACGATGTACTGAGTATCGACGCCGATCGCTCGAACAGAATCGACCGTGGCGTCCGCGAGCGCATGTTTCGGCAAAGCAGTAACATAGCGAGCAACGCCGCCAAAGTTCGAGATCGAGGCGGCAACGCTGGCCTCGGCCCCCGCGTAGGTCACGTCGAATTCGCGCGTCTGTCGCAGACGCAGATTACCGGGAGGGGCAAGGCGGCCCATGATCTCTCCAAAGGTCACAACAGGTTTCATCAATCGTCTCCCAGATTTCTAAACGGTTGCAGGTAGGGTAGCCGCCGGTGGGGGCGGGGCGACATTATCCCCGAGAACCGTTTTACCATTCAAGGCGCCGCGGACCTCAGCAGCACGGGCGACGATGGCGGTCCAATCTTGGGCCTCGACGAGACGATCCTGCACGATCCACGAACCTCCGATTGCTGGAATATTATCCTCTGCCAGGTAAGTCAGCATGTTCTCGGTGTTCAGCCCCCCGAGCGGAAAGTACTGCATGCCCAGGTGGCGATACGGTGCGCTCATGCTTCGCAGGTAGGTGATTCCTCCTGAGGCTTCCGCTGGGAAGAATTTCACAAAGCGGCAACCCAACTCGATGGCTGCCTCAAGGTCTGAAGGCGTTGCTACCCCAGGAGCGAAAGGCAGCCCAATCTCGCGGGCTTGGTTGACGACGCGCGCGTTGCAACCGGGCGAAACACCAAAGTGCGCGCCTGCGTCTCTGACTTCTGAAGCTTGCTCGGGGGTGAGAATGGTCCCGACACCGACCAGCATTTCGGGAACATTGGCGCAGATTGCCCGTACCGCTTCGACGCCGGCGGAAGTCCGGAGCGTCAAC
Above is a genomic segment from Lacipirellulaceae bacterium containing:
- a CDS encoding sugar kinase; protein product: MKPVVTFGEIMGRLAPPGNLRLRQTREFDVTYAGAEASVAASISNFGGVARYVTALPKHALADATVDSVRAIGVDTQYIVRTDEGRLGLYFLETGANQRPSNVVYDRADSAVSLTSADQYDWDAIFDGAQWLHLSGITPALSRTAAEATLTAAQKAKEAGAQVSIDLNFRGKLWKWDSPKTSHELAQETMRTILPSIDLVIANEEDCHDVLGIQAGETDVHKGELDTSRYPDVASQVVSQFPNVSKVAITLRESLSASHNNWGAMLYEGASGKAHFAPLDSEGNYRPYEIKNIVDRVGGGDSFAAGLIFASTTPELSDPHTTLKYAVAASCLKHSIKGDFNYSTRKEVEALMGGSASGRVVR
- the eda gene encoding bifunctional 4-hydroxy-2-oxoglutarate aldolase/2-dehydro-3-deoxy-phosphogluconate aldolase — protein: MTNSFPTEILERLAASQVVAGFSLENAVNAVPLAEALLAGGIDTIELTLRTSAGVEAVRAICANVPEMLVGVGTILTPEQASEVRDAGAHFGVSPGCNARVVNQAREIGLPFAPGVATPSDLEAAIELGCRFVKFFPAEASGGITYLRSMSAPYRHLGMQYFPLGGLNTENMLTYLAEDNIPAIGGSWIVQDRLVEAQDWTAIVARAAEVRGALNGKTVLGDNVAPPPPAATLPATV